A segment of the Zingiber officinale cultivar Zhangliang chromosome 8B, Zo_v1.1, whole genome shotgun sequence genome:
TATTTTTGAAGTCCTAGCTAGAATAGTTGAAATGACTAAGATTTAAACAAGACACAGCATTCAACTCGTATTTTTGCCTAGTCAACCTAATTTGCTTAGAATTTAGATAATTGAATACAAGTAATCCTACAATTATCAATTATACTGAAAGAAAAAAGAGGTTTTCCATACTTAATTAGCCAATTGAATTCCTCCTCATTGTCTGAACAACCATAATCAGAAGTCCAGGCATGACCTGAAtatcaataaaataaaaatctcagTAGAGAAAACTAAGAACCAATATACTACCAAAAGGTTATAGAGAATTGAATTGACCAATAGTGAACTTATGGAATCGAAGCATGTCCATAACGCCAACATGACCAAGAACACACCCAAAAAGATCTGGACGCTGCCATTGGAACTTTGTTAATAGATAATAAACTAAACAAATGCAGAAAGTTTCAAAGGAGATTAAAAAGATTAAAAGTACTGGCATATAGGAAACTAATGTGAATGAGTTGATCATAAGTTGATTTTACCTGATTCATGCAAGCTGCAACAAGGAGCCCACCATTGCTTCCGCCCTCAATACATAGTCGTCTTGGGTTTGTATAACCATTTGAAACAAGGAACTCAGAAGcagaaataaaatcatcaaagcaATTTTGTTTCTTAGAAAGTGATCCTGCCTTATGCCATTCTTCTCCATATTCTCCTCCACCACGAATATTGGCTATGCATATGACACAACCTAAGTTTCTTGCAAGAACAAGACGAGACACACTAAATGAAGGTGTAATGCTGATGTTGAAGCCTCCATAGCCATATAGTAGAACTGGATTTGATCCATCAAGTTGGGTATTCTTCTTTGACACAACAAACATGGGTATCTTGGTCCCATCCTTGCTAGAAGAGAAAACCTAAGAAAATGGAATAAAATAAGTTCAACTTGATCAATCAACATCACAGCATAGTTCTTCAAGCTCATTAAGGACAAGAGTTTCCTTGTTCCTGAGCCATTTTGAGAATATAACTTGTTGAAAGAAGATAAAAAAATGGCAGCAAACAAACAACAAGCCAGGAGTCCCAATTTATGGGTCGACTAAAACCATTCCCACATAGATATATCCAAAGCAGTTTATTTACTGGATAATGACCTATACAGCTAATCATCACAACCAAATATGTCTTAATCCTTCCTTAGTAGATCCACAATATGTAGACTAAAAGACAAGAAATGACTTACTTGTTTAACCTCAAACTCAGTGCGATCAAACCCAGCAACAGAAATTTCGCGAAATATCTCCATTTCTGGAACTTCTGGCGCTAAATCACACTTGTAAATAATTCCAGGTGTAAGGAAGCTAGTGAAGCCAATAAATATTGTGGTGTCTTCACGCCTACCAGAAATCCCAGAGACACTACCAACATCTAATGGTAAAGCATGTAGCAATTCTCCTGTTACCAAATCCCTAATTTGCAAAACATGCTTAACATCACTCAGATAGCATACCACTATCTGGTTACCATTCACAGCGACGGCTGATTCCAGCACATCTTTTTCATGTTCTGGTATAATGTCAGTCCAGAGTTCTGGCTTCTTGATGTCTACCCTTACTAGCTTATATCTTGGAGCTCCTTTGTTTGTCAAAAAGGTAAATTCACTGCCATCATTTGCCACAGCCGCATAACTTGCTTCAAAGTTGTCAATGAGTTTAATAAAAGGAAGCATTTCATTACTTCCTTTAAAGCCTTCAAGCCCAGTAGAAAGTGACTGCAGGTCACAGTAATATAACTTATTCACAGGATCACAACCTTCATTGATTTGTAGAAGGACATACTGtagaaaataagaaaaacaaaGTTCAAAGTCAAAATACCGTTACAGAACAAAATTGAATGCCAATCCAGTCATAATAATGTAGCATCTTTACATAAGGAGCAAAAGGACAACTTATAGAAGAGCTGCTATGCTATGTGGGTAAATCAGCATCTCGTAAccacaaacaaaaacaaacaaactgCGTTCAACTAGTTGAGGTCAAGCTTGCAGTTTGTATATCCCATCATTGAACTATGGTTATGATTTATGTTCATGGTGTTGCTGCACATATTTGATATTGGCTTTCATGGCAAGAAGCATTGTGGTTGTTAGCATAAGCTCTTTGGCTTAGTTCATCAATAGTAACTTAACAAGTAAATTTCACAAGTCAGATGATCAACTTATAATAGATAATAAAAAAGCAACACATTACCTTGCCATCATTAGTCACAGAACCACTAAAAGTATACTTTGGATGCTCCGGATCTCTCCAGCATAAGATATCCTCTGACTGATCTGTGCCCAAGAAATGATAGTAAAGCTCATGATTCAAATTGATATTTGTCTCCGTCCCCGCATCCAGTTCAGTCCCTTGTCTATGAATTATCAGCAATATATACAAATTATAATGGACAATAGCAATCACCATTGAAGCTTCTTCACTAAATCATAATAAAAAAATGGTAACAGGGTCATACTTGGGAGTTGGATAGCGACCATAGAAGAAACCATTTCCATCATGGGTCCAACTGACTGATGAGAACTTTACCTGAAATCAAAGAAAGCAATGTTCACTCAATGCTTAAACTAGAATTTTGGAATGTGCTAGGAAGAATAGAATCATACCCATGATATGGTATCTGGTTCTGCTTCCTTATCATCAACTCTCATCACCTTGATTGTAACCCAATCGCTTCCGCTTGCACTAAGTCCGTAAGCCAAATACTTCCCATCCTTGCTAATAGAAGCCATTGAGAGAGCCACAGTTCCATCCTCACTAAGTTTGTTGGGATCCAATAGAACCTCTGCCTCTCCATCCAAATCTTTCTGCGAGAAAACAAAGGATTCTAAAATCATTAAGATTGAATAGGACTACCGAACAAGCTTGATGTGCGGCTTGGCAAAAGTTGGTTTTTATTCATTCAATACATAAGAtcgattaaataaacaagcttgaacaactcgttaaattaaacaaacaagcttgaacacatatgttaTCGGCTTATTAAGATTCGTGAACAACATTCATGAATAATGTTCGTAaaccatgttcattaataaaactcttataaatatgttaaataaacaaaaaaaaaacttttaaaataaacaaacaagtttaaatttcaagctcaataaccaatcaaacaagcaAAAGTTTCCAACAAtgaaacaagtttgaattgagagctcaataacatctaaacgaagcaagctcaagccaaacttgaattgaaaCTTCAATAACATCtgaacgaaccaaactcaagctcatcagaaataaatcaagtcaagcttgaacaatcatttcaaaactttggttcattttaggcttggctcggctcggttactttatcaaacaagtttgaacacccaAAAGTTTGACTCGGCTtgacttgtttacaaccctaagaTTGAATCCTCCCCAAAAGTACACTCACAGAAATCCAAATGAATCCAAAATGAGTGACTAAatagttttgattttttttttttaaaaaaattattattcttcaGTTGGTACAAACCACCACGTTATCAATCGAACAACTAGCAAACTAGATGGAAAGGAAAAAAAGGAGATAAATTTGACACTATAACTTAAATGTTCTTATAGATTCGAAAGACTTTAAACGTTGTGATATAGTATGGAAAAAAATAATCATTCAAACGTTGTGATAGATTTACTAATTAATCCAAAAGATAATCACCTGGACGTAGAGAACGCTCTGAGCCTGGAGGCCCGTATTATGATAGTAGAAGTATTTTCCACCGCGCTTGTACGGCGTATCATAGCGGGGATGATCAAACAACGTCGTGATCTTCTGCCGCAACTTTTCCCTCTCCTCGCACTTCGCCAGCACCGACTCCGT
Coding sequences within it:
- the LOC122016145 gene encoding prolyl endopeptidase-like codes for the protein MSTCLATPWRHLLFHLRPSPVALRTGRFAVARPLHKLPNLASCRSHVGRLPRSRSTSLNRPVSAAAFDSKMGSLSPAASEALQPLHYPPARRDESVVDYYHGVRVADPYRWLEDPDAEEVKEFVEKQVTLTESVLAKCEEREKLRQKITTLFDHPRYDTPYKRGGKYFYYHNTGLQAQSVLYVQKDLDGEAEVLLDPNKLSEDGTVALSMASISKDGKYLAYGLSASGSDWVTIKVMRVDDKEAEPDTISWVKFSSVSWTHDGNGFFYGRYPTPKQGTELDAGTETNINLNHELYYHFLGTDQSEDILCWRDPEHPKYTFSGSVTNDGKYVLLQINEGCDPVNKLYYCDLQSLSTGLEGFKGSNEMLPFIKLIDNFEASYAAVANDGSEFTFLTNKGAPRYKLVRVDIKKPELWTDIIPEHEKDVLESAVAVNGNQIVVCYLSDVKHVLQIRDLVTGELLHALPLDVGSVSGISGRREDTTIFIGFTSFLTPGIIYKCDLAPEVPEMEIFREISVAGFDRTEFEVKQVFSSSKDGTKIPMFVVSKKNTQLDGSNPVLLYGYGGFNISITPSFSVSRLVLARNLGCVICIANIRGGGEYGEEWHKAGSLSKKQNCFDDFISASEFLVSNGYTNPRRLCIEGGSNGGLLVAACMNQRPDLFGCVLGHVGVMDMLRFHKFTIGHAWTSDYGCSDNEEEFNWLIKYSPLHNVTRPWEKSSGMLCQYPSTMLLTADHDDRVVPLHSLKLLATLQYILYTSVENSSQTNPIIGRIECKAGHGAGRPTQKMIDEAADRYSFMAKVLGISWIE